From Toxorhynchites rutilus septentrionalis strain SRP chromosome 2, ASM2978413v1, whole genome shotgun sequence, a single genomic window includes:
- the LOC129764422 gene encoding serine/threonine-protein kinase PRP4 homolog isoform X1 yields MTTRQVIIASEESDSSVTEERLHGKLDTKKAKKHKKHKKHKKASRLEKSDKARSKKHKKHKRKHRGEEGEVSESEDDEEKPANGSKIDIRKLEHAIRVRPKDDDSKPKDNGNLKASLEKKHNSEISTDPEKLVAILTESLDKKKEQIQMTVQPDVVSVESDSDGTVIEDVPSPDVAVIEDELNLEDLMRQKALLQARLGEFVSDEDDEDEGETKDGHEKKGAGSKRKSKRSDEEIITIEGDSSAEDVNRLLKKARQRSRSQGRDERKRKTSDSDKRSSRGETEAKARAKQQDLERHREEQRRQREHDDYSRRMAEERYERERIRDRERDRERERERERDRERDRERERERERDRARARQRDRNRSVERYRDRRSPVERGRRSAERSGGNRWYNSRDRFRGRDREALDRERYDRDRTGRSGRDHRNGSKRKPDDDKFKDSLSEGLKQQKESSSDSEIGDIDIDDEEDEEKIIEKRRKQREELLMKLGAVNKNNIPPEALSEAKIEAKSSSKLLRKKANDFFVNEELSKVDQKSLKDSHNLSLTPPVPSTKVIAETHNELASEDRSKQDKGSKRAEWDMFAEQDIDSNFDSPNTVVANKQGNENPALTDNWDDAEGYYRVRIGEILDNRYVVANYTGQGVFSTVVRAKDQARGNALVAVKIIRNNEIMHKTGLRELETLKKLNDTDPEDRYHCLRLYRHFFHKQHLCMVLEPLAMNLREVLKKYGKNVGLHIKAVRSYTQQLLLALKLLKKSGILHADIKPDNILVNDNNLVLKLCDFGSASSVTDNDITPYLVSRFYRAPEIILGLSYDYGIDMWSAGCTIYELYTGKILFSGKSNNQMIKFFMDLKGKIPNKIIRKGQFKDQHFDQNCNFLSHEVDKITEREKIVVVSVIKPNRDLQQELIAGQNLPEDQIRKVSQLKDLLDKVFALDSAKRISLNHALAHPFIQDKI; encoded by the exons ATGACTACTAGGCAAGTTAT AATCGCTTCAGAAGAAAGTGACTCCTCTGTGACGGAGGAAAGGTTGCACGGAAAGCTGGACACGAAGAAGGCCAAAAAGCataagaaacataaaaaacacaaaaaagccaGTCGGTTGGAGAAAAGCGACAAGGCCAGGTCCAAGAAGCACAAAAAGCACAAACGTAAACACCGTGGCGAAGAGGGGGAAGTCAGTGAATCCGAGGACGATGAAGAGAAGCCCGCAAATGGATCAAAAATAGACATCCGCAAATTGGAGCATGCGATTCGTGTGAGACCTAAGGATGACGATAGCAAACCGAAAGATAATGGGAATTTGAAGGCATCTCTGGAGAAGAAACATAATTCGGAAATATCGACCGATCCTGAGAAATTGGTTGCAATTTTAACTGAATCGCTGGATAAGAAAAAGGAACAAATTCAAATGACGGTCCAGCCGGATGTAGTGTCTGTCGAGAGTGACAGTGATGGGACAGTTATTGAGGACGTTCCAAGTCCAGACGTAGCGGTCATCGAAGACGAACTGAATTTGGAAGATTTGATGCGACAGAAAGCCCTGCTTCAGGCTCGTCTAGGAGAATTTGTCTCCGATGAAGACGATGAGGACGAAGGCGAAACTAAGGATGGTCACGAAAAAAAGGGCGCTGGATCGAAACGCAAAAGCAAGAGGTCGGACGAGGAAATCATTACGATAGAGGGTGACTCGAGTGCGGAGGATGTTAACCGTCTTTTGAAGAAAGCACGTCAACGGAGCCGCTCACAAGGGCGTGATGAACGGAAACGAAAGACTTCCGACTCGGACAAACGCAGCAGTCGTGGAGAAACGGAAGCTAAAGCTCGCGCTAAACAACAAGATTTGGAACGGCATAGAGAAGAGCAACGCAGACAACGAGAGCATGATGATTACAGCCGTCGAATGGCGGAGGAGCGTTATGAGCGAGAAAGGATACGAGATAGAGAACGTGACCGCGAGCGGGagcgtgaacgtgaacgtgatcGTGAGCGTGATCGGGAGCGGGAGCGAGAGCGCGAAAGAGATCGTGCAAGAGCTAGACAAAGAGATCGCAACAGGTCTGTTGAACGTTATCGTGATCGTCGTAGTCCGGTGGAACGTGGTCGACGGTCAGCGGAACGAAGCGGAGGAAACAGGTGGTACAATTCTAGAGACAGATTCCGAGGACGGGATCGGGAAGCATTAGATAGGGAACGATACGATAGAGATCGCACTGGCCGCAGCGGTAGAGACCACCGAAATGGTTCAAAGCGAAAACCCGATGATGACAAATTCAAAGATTCGCTGAGCGAAGGATTGAAACAACAAAAGGAGTCGAGTAGTGACAGTGAGATCGGTGACATCGATATCGATGACGAAGAAGATGaggaaaaaatcattgaaaaacgaAGGAAACAGCGAGAAGAATTGTTGATG AAACTTGGTGCTGTTAACAAAAACAACATCCCACCTGAAGCGTTGAGCGAGGCAAAGATCGAGGCCAAGTCATCATCGAAATTGTTACGTAAAAAGGCAAATGATTTTTTCGTAAACGAAGAACTGTCTAAAGTAGACCAAAAGTCATTAAAAGATTCTCATAATCTTTCTCTTACCCCGCCAGTCCCATCAACCAAAGTAATTGCGGAGACGCACAATGAGCTAGCTAGCGAGGATCGATCCAAACAAGATAAAGGAAGTAAACGTGCCGAATGGGACATGTTTGCTGAGCAAGACATCGATTCAAACTTTGATTCGCCAAATACAGTGGTTGCTAACAAGCAAGGAAACGAGAATCCTGCTCTCACGGACAATTGGGACGATGCGGAAGGTTACTACAGGGTACGCATCGGCGAAATTCTCGATAATCGTTATGTGGTGGCCAATTACACCGGTCAAGGTGTTTTCAGTACTGTTGTGCGAGCTAAAGATCAGGCCAGAGGCAATGCTTTGGTAGCCGTGAAAATCATAAGGAACAACGAAATCAT GCATAAAACTGGCCTCCGTGAGTTGGAAACATTGAAGAAACTTAATGACACAGACCCGGAAGATCGATATCATTGTCTCAGATTATATCGACACTTTTTCCACAAACAA CATCTGTGCATGGTTCTGGAACCTTTGGCAATGAATCTTCGAGAGGTACTTAAGAAGTATGGCAAAAATGTCGGTCTTCACATCAAAGCCGTCCGAAGTTACACGCAGCAGTTATTGCTGGCTCTGAAATTGCTGAAAAAATCCGGCATTCTCCACGCCGATATTAAACCAGACAACATCCTGGTTAACGATAACAATTTGGTGTTGAAACTGTGTGACTTTGGGTCAGCATCGTCGGTCACGGACAACGATATCACCCCGTATCTGGTCTCGCGGTTCTACCGTGCACCCGAGATTATTCTTGGCCTTTCGTACGACTACGGTATCGACATGTGGTCCGCCGGTTGCACCATCTATGAATTGTATACCGGCAAAATTTTATTTAGTGGAAAATCCAATAATCAAATGATTAAATTTTTTATGGATTTAAAGGGTAAAATACCGAACAAGATCATTCGGAAAGGACAGTTCAAGGATCAACATTTCGACCAGAATTGCAATTTCCTGTCGCATGAGGTGGACAAGATTACGGAAAGG
- the LOC129764422 gene encoding serine/threonine-protein kinase PRP4 homolog isoform X2, producing MTTRQVIIASEESDSSVTEERLHGKLDTKKAKKHKKHKKHKKASRLEKSDKARSKKHKKHKRKHRGEEGEVSESEDDEEKPANGSKIDIRKLEHAIRVRPKDDDSKPKDNGNLKASLEKKHNSEISTDPEKLVAILTESLDKKKEQIQMTVQPDVVSVESDSDGTVIEDVPSPDVAVIEDELNLEDLMRQKALLQARLGEFVSDEDDEDEGETKDGHEKKGAGSKRKSKRSDEEIITIEGDSSAEDVNRLLKKARQRSRSQGRDERKRKTSDSDKRSSRGETEAKARAKQQDLERHREEQRRQREHDDYSRRMAEERYERERIRDRERDRERERERERDRERDRERERERERDRARARQRDRNRSVERYRDRRSPVERGRRSAERSGGNRWYNSRDRFRGRDREALDRERYDRDRTGRSGRDHRNGSKRKPDDDKFKDSLSEGLKQQKESSSDSEIGDIDIDDEEDEEKIIEKRRKQREELLMKLGAVNKNNIPPEALSEAKIEAKSSSKLLRKKANDFFVNEELSKVDQKSLKDSHNLSLTPPVPSTKVIAETHNELASEDRSKQDKGSKRAEWDMFAEQDIDSNFDSPNTVVANKQGNENPALTDNWDDAEGYYRVRIGEILDNRYVVANYTGQGVFSTVVRAKDQARGNALVAVKIIRNNEIMHKTGLRELETLKKLNDTDPEDRYHCLRLYRHFFHKQHLCMVLEPLAMNLREVLKKYGKNVGLHIKAVRSYTQQLLLALKLLKKSGILHADIKPDNILVNDNNLVLKLCDFGSASSVTDNDITPYLVSRFYRAPEIILGLSYDYGIDMWSAGCTIYELVKYRTRSFGKDSSRINISTRIAISCRMRWTRLRKGKKSSSCR from the exons ATGACTACTAGGCAAGTTAT AATCGCTTCAGAAGAAAGTGACTCCTCTGTGACGGAGGAAAGGTTGCACGGAAAGCTGGACACGAAGAAGGCCAAAAAGCataagaaacataaaaaacacaaaaaagccaGTCGGTTGGAGAAAAGCGACAAGGCCAGGTCCAAGAAGCACAAAAAGCACAAACGTAAACACCGTGGCGAAGAGGGGGAAGTCAGTGAATCCGAGGACGATGAAGAGAAGCCCGCAAATGGATCAAAAATAGACATCCGCAAATTGGAGCATGCGATTCGTGTGAGACCTAAGGATGACGATAGCAAACCGAAAGATAATGGGAATTTGAAGGCATCTCTGGAGAAGAAACATAATTCGGAAATATCGACCGATCCTGAGAAATTGGTTGCAATTTTAACTGAATCGCTGGATAAGAAAAAGGAACAAATTCAAATGACGGTCCAGCCGGATGTAGTGTCTGTCGAGAGTGACAGTGATGGGACAGTTATTGAGGACGTTCCAAGTCCAGACGTAGCGGTCATCGAAGACGAACTGAATTTGGAAGATTTGATGCGACAGAAAGCCCTGCTTCAGGCTCGTCTAGGAGAATTTGTCTCCGATGAAGACGATGAGGACGAAGGCGAAACTAAGGATGGTCACGAAAAAAAGGGCGCTGGATCGAAACGCAAAAGCAAGAGGTCGGACGAGGAAATCATTACGATAGAGGGTGACTCGAGTGCGGAGGATGTTAACCGTCTTTTGAAGAAAGCACGTCAACGGAGCCGCTCACAAGGGCGTGATGAACGGAAACGAAAGACTTCCGACTCGGACAAACGCAGCAGTCGTGGAGAAACGGAAGCTAAAGCTCGCGCTAAACAACAAGATTTGGAACGGCATAGAGAAGAGCAACGCAGACAACGAGAGCATGATGATTACAGCCGTCGAATGGCGGAGGAGCGTTATGAGCGAGAAAGGATACGAGATAGAGAACGTGACCGCGAGCGGGagcgtgaacgtgaacgtgatcGTGAGCGTGATCGGGAGCGGGAGCGAGAGCGCGAAAGAGATCGTGCAAGAGCTAGACAAAGAGATCGCAACAGGTCTGTTGAACGTTATCGTGATCGTCGTAGTCCGGTGGAACGTGGTCGACGGTCAGCGGAACGAAGCGGAGGAAACAGGTGGTACAATTCTAGAGACAGATTCCGAGGACGGGATCGGGAAGCATTAGATAGGGAACGATACGATAGAGATCGCACTGGCCGCAGCGGTAGAGACCACCGAAATGGTTCAAAGCGAAAACCCGATGATGACAAATTCAAAGATTCGCTGAGCGAAGGATTGAAACAACAAAAGGAGTCGAGTAGTGACAGTGAGATCGGTGACATCGATATCGATGACGAAGAAGATGaggaaaaaatcattgaaaaacgaAGGAAACAGCGAGAAGAATTGTTGATG AAACTTGGTGCTGTTAACAAAAACAACATCCCACCTGAAGCGTTGAGCGAGGCAAAGATCGAGGCCAAGTCATCATCGAAATTGTTACGTAAAAAGGCAAATGATTTTTTCGTAAACGAAGAACTGTCTAAAGTAGACCAAAAGTCATTAAAAGATTCTCATAATCTTTCTCTTACCCCGCCAGTCCCATCAACCAAAGTAATTGCGGAGACGCACAATGAGCTAGCTAGCGAGGATCGATCCAAACAAGATAAAGGAAGTAAACGTGCCGAATGGGACATGTTTGCTGAGCAAGACATCGATTCAAACTTTGATTCGCCAAATACAGTGGTTGCTAACAAGCAAGGAAACGAGAATCCTGCTCTCACGGACAATTGGGACGATGCGGAAGGTTACTACAGGGTACGCATCGGCGAAATTCTCGATAATCGTTATGTGGTGGCCAATTACACCGGTCAAGGTGTTTTCAGTACTGTTGTGCGAGCTAAAGATCAGGCCAGAGGCAATGCTTTGGTAGCCGTGAAAATCATAAGGAACAACGAAATCAT GCATAAAACTGGCCTCCGTGAGTTGGAAACATTGAAGAAACTTAATGACACAGACCCGGAAGATCGATATCATTGTCTCAGATTATATCGACACTTTTTCCACAAACAA CATCTGTGCATGGTTCTGGAACCTTTGGCAATGAATCTTCGAGAGGTACTTAAGAAGTATGGCAAAAATGTCGGTCTTCACATCAAAGCCGTCCGAAGTTACACGCAGCAGTTATTGCTGGCTCTGAAATTGCTGAAAAAATCCGGCATTCTCCACGCCGATATTAAACCAGACAACATCCTGGTTAACGATAACAATTTGGTGTTGAAACTGTGTGACTTTGGGTCAGCATCGTCGGTCACGGACAACGATATCACCCCGTATCTGGTCTCGCGGTTCTACCGTGCACCCGAGATTATTCTTGGCCTTTCGTACGACTACGGTATCGACATGTGGTCCGCCGGTTGCACCATCTATGAATT GGTAAAATACCGAACAAGATCATTCGGAAAGGACAGTTCAAGGATCAACATTTCGACCAGAATTGCAATTTCCTGTCGCATGAGGTGGACAAGATTACGGAAAGG